One window of Microcoleus vaginatus PCC 9802 genomic DNA carries:
- a CDS encoding non-ribosomal peptide synthetase, with product MSDASIKGHQLTESCTLVELLQNRALHQPEQKYTFLLDGKTETASLTYRELDAIARSHAVRLQTLGVTGERALLLFPPGLDYLAAFFGCLYAKVIAVPLYPPKLKRNLAKISAIAKDAGAKVAIAPARHLENLEQLCEQAPELKGLHWLSAEMLADDGEKWQQPPIHPDSVAYLQYTSGSTSTPKGVMVSHANVLYNIEYIHRGFHHDAESVAVTWLPPFHDMGLIDGLLKPLYLGIPSYFMPPAAFIQNPMCWLEAISRYKATHSGGPNFAYDLCASKISKILSDGQKKLDLSSWRVAYNGAEPIHKETLERFTKAFEPCGFHADAFCPAYGMAETTLKIATVRSGATPTFLPVDAGALENNHIVEVVEGDRGARTLVGCGFPEFGTKVAIVNPESLTQCQPQEVGEIWVAGETVARGYWNRPEETEKTFQAYLSDTSEGPFLRTGDLGFLRDRELFITGRLKDLIIIRGRNLYPQDIERTAEQSYPTLRLGANAAFSVKIADTEQLVIVQEIESRKTPANSEEIIRAIRHRIAIEYELQAYGVVLIKPGSIPKTTSGKIQRRAAYADFLADKLEVVASSVLEISDFVEIENRLTRENLLTAELAEQQAQLETYLRQQVARVLKVSISQIQSAQGFSNLGLDSLAVFEFKNQIETDLKIALSIEDLFQELSLAQLAAKILEKLAEAPKIASIQAVSRLQNIPLSFAQERLWFFDQLEPGNPFYNLCGAVRITGQLNAEALRQSIEKIIERHEVLRTAFVAVEGQPIQVVAAAGDWTLPLIDLSDRSPDDRQAEVQRLSALQARDPFDLGQSSLLRAQLLRLDFTEHVLLLTVHHIVFDGWSLGVFLRELAEFYQAFSSDRLPLLSPLPIQYADFATWQRQQLQGEILETQLAYWKQQLSGSLPILNLPTDFPRPAVQTFQGARQTWELPKDLSLALAQLGQQEKATLFMTLLAAFKTLLYRYTGQTDILVGSPIANRNRSEIEALIGFFVNTLVLRSDLNGNPSFRELLSSVREVALGAYAHQDVPIEKLVEELQPERDLSYSPLFQVAFALQNGLTQTIELPGLTLNSHEIDTGTANFDLMLFLEETERGLTATWEYSTNLFQPSTIARMQGHFQILLEGIIANADTRISELPLLSDRERHQLLIEWNNTQVDYPKDSTIHQIFEARAQQTPDAIAVVFENKQLTYKELNQKANQVAHYLQKLGVKPEVRVGIYVDRSLEMVVGLLGIIKAGGAYVPLDPAYSSERLSFMLEDAKVQVLLAQSHLDEKIRDRASSAVFLDSDWENIARESKENCLSDVTPDCLAYVIYTSGSTGKPKGVQVNHRSAVNLFAATYPLFNFSERDAWTVFHSYAFDFSVWEIWGALVHGCKLVIVPLEVTQSPLAFYQLLCSERVTILNQTPSAIRQLIDAQKTADREPKWSLRLIICGGEALPAELASELLEWNLPLWNFYGPTEATVWTAIHRIKSVESKRGSIPIGRPLPNTQLYILDANLQPVPVGVLGQLYIGGAGLSRGYLNLPELTAQKFIPNPFCEEIGARLYKTGDIARYLPDGTIEFLGRSDNQVKIRGFRIELGEIEAVLSQHPAVRESVVLLGEDNSGENCLVAYIVSSSEFSTGQPSLISKLRGFLKEKLPQYMIPSAFVLLEALPLTSNGKIDRRSLRAPDVERSELNAASAPRTREEQLLAEIWSQVLGVKQIGIGDNFFELGGHSLLATQLIAKVREAFQVELPLRSLFQCPTVESLAAVISPQKSDAVKQVFANSLPVITPDPEGRHQPFGLTDIQQAYWIGRGETFELGGVATHIYAEIESVNLDLERFSQAWQQLIERHEMLRAIVRPDGQQQILEQVPAYQIQVLDLRGQNSQVVNSQIEAVRESLSHQVIPSDRWPLFEIRASVLDDRRVRLHFSFDALIADAWSFQMLGQEWAKLYQNPNETLSDIEISFRDYVFAELACRHTEEYRRSVDYWQSRIPTLPPAPDLPLIKNPAAIEKPRFERRTGQLDPKTWQQLKNKSTKAGSTPSGILLAAFAEVLAVWSKNPRFTIGLTLFNRLPLHPQVNEIAGDFTSLILLAVDNSARDSFAARVRRLQEQLWDDLDHRYFSGVQVLRELLRQQGRVSAALMPVVFTSTLTQNAEGEQNFPLHWLGETVCAITQTPQVFLDVQVSEEAGALVFNWDAVEELFPAGMLDDMFASYSHFLQRLADEAEIWQEANPQLLPPTQLQQRAAINATEAPVPAEMLHTLFAARVPLHPQKVAVVATHCTLTYEELYQRSRALGYRLQKLGSRPNTLVAVVMKKGWEQVVACLGILMSGAAYVPVDPALPKERRSQLLAQAEVEIAVTQSGLEVSLDWPENLQRICADTEELTDEFHQPLEPVQTPEDLAYVIYTSGSTGVPKGVIIDHRGAVNTIADINQRFGVEAGDRVLALSSLSFDLSVYDIFGTLAAGGTIVLPESSAAQDPARWAELMVRENITLWNSVPALMQMMVEYASGKPEVFQNLRLVLLSGDWLPLTLPGQIKSLRECVQVVSLGGATEASIWSILYPIEEVSPDCPSVPYGKPMKNQRFYVLDEALDPCPVWVPGQLYIGGIGLAKGYWRNPEKTAASFITHPRTGERLYRTGDLGRFLPDGNIEFLGREDFRIKIRGYRIEAGEIEAALNQHPAVRSCVVTAFGEDLRQKRLVAYVVPQQNPAPETCELRQFLSQKLPEYMLPSAFVMLEALPLSANGKVDHKALPAPDAAFLPKTFVAPGTPVEKVLAGIWAEILGVEKISIHDNFFIDLGGHSLLATQIISAVRDTFGVDIPLRSFFESPTASEQAAALVENPAQREKVENTAQLLLSLAELSDEEVERMLAEKTSLPDRELAIASPSTY from the coding sequence GCCAAAAAAAGCTCGACTTGAGTAGTTGGCGCGTCGCCTATAACGGCGCAGAACCCATCCACAAAGAAACCCTAGAGAGATTTACCAAAGCTTTTGAGCCCTGCGGTTTTCACGCGGATGCCTTTTGTCCTGCTTACGGAATGGCAGAAACCACGTTAAAAATTGCCACGGTTCGCAGCGGCGCAACACCGACTTTCTTACCTGTTGACGCTGGGGCGCTGGAAAATAATCACATTGTAGAAGTTGTCGAAGGCGATCGTGGCGCGAGAACTTTAGTTGGCTGCGGTTTCCCTGAATTTGGCACTAAAGTTGCGATCGTCAATCCCGAATCTCTGACGCAATGCCAGCCGCAGGAAGTCGGAGAAATTTGGGTAGCTGGCGAAACAGTTGCGCGAGGCTATTGGAATCGCCCAGAAGAAACAGAAAAAACTTTCCAAGCATATCTTTCAGATACCAGCGAAGGGCCATTTTTGCGAACAGGAGATTTAGGCTTTTTACGCGATCGAGAACTGTTTATTACAGGGCGACTCAAAGATTTGATTATCATCCGAGGTCGCAATCTTTACCCCCAAGATATAGAAAGAACGGCAGAGCAAAGTTACCCCACTTTACGGTTAGGGGCTAACGCAGCATTTTCCGTAAAAATTGCCGACACTGAACAACTCGTTATTGTCCAAGAAATAGAATCTCGCAAAACACCGGCCAATAGCGAGGAAATTATCCGCGCCATCCGCCATCGCATTGCGATCGAATATGAACTACAAGCCTATGGAGTAGTGCTGATTAAGCCCGGAAGTATTCCGAAAACGACCAGCGGTAAAATTCAACGTCGCGCCGCCTATGCTGACTTTCTAGCTGACAAATTGGAAGTTGTCGCCAGTAGCGTTTTAGAGATATCTGATTTTGTTGAAATAGAGAATCGCCTCACGCGAGAAAATCTGCTGACAGCCGAGTTAGCCGAACAGCAGGCACAGTTAGAAACCTATTTGCGACAGCAGGTAGCGAGGGTGCTGAAAGTCAGCATTTCTCAAATCCAATCGGCACAGGGTTTTAGTAACTTGGGTTTGGATTCATTGGCGGTATTTGAATTTAAAAATCAGATCGAAACCGATCTAAAAATAGCTTTATCAATAGAAGACTTATTCCAGGAATTAAGTCTTGCTCAACTGGCTGCAAAAATTTTAGAAAAATTGGCTGAAGCCCCGAAAATTGCGTCTATTCAGGCAGTTTCTCGCCTACAAAATATCCCCCTGTCTTTTGCTCAAGAGCGCTTATGGTTCTTTGACCAATTGGAACCAGGAAACCCCTTTTATAACCTCTGCGGTGCAGTTCGGATCACAGGACAACTCAATGCAGAAGCACTCAGGCAAAGTATTGAGAAAATTATCGAGCGGCACGAGGTTTTGAGAACGGCATTTGTCGCTGTGGAAGGGCAACCGATACAGGTTGTCGCTGCTGCGGGCGATTGGACGCTGCCGCTGATAGATTTGAGCGATCGCTCCCCAGACGATCGCCAGGCCGAGGTACAAAGGCTGTCGGCCCTCCAAGCGCGAGATCCCTTTGACTTGGGGCAAAGCTCTCTGCTGCGCGCCCAACTGCTGCGCCTCGACTTCACAGAGCACGTCTTACTTCTAACCGTGCATCATATCGTTTTTGATGGTTGGTCCCTGGGCGTATTTCTCCGGGAGTTGGCAGAATTTTATCAAGCTTTTTCTAGCGATCGTTTACCCTTGCTTTCCCCGCTGCCAATTCAATACGCCGACTTTGCCACATGGCAGCGCCAGCAGTTGCAAGGAGAAATATTAGAGACGCAACTGGCTTACTGGAAGCAGCAGTTAAGTGGCAGCTTGCCGATTCTAAATTTACCAACAGACTTTCCTCGCCCCGCCGTTCAAACGTTCCAGGGTGCGAGACAAACTTGGGAGTTGCCCAAAGATTTGAGCTTGGCACTGGCCCAATTGGGCCAGCAAGAAAAAGCCACCCTATTTATGACGTTGCTGGCAGCCTTCAAGACGCTGCTTTATCGCTACACGGGGCAGACAGATATTTTAGTTGGCTCTCCCATCGCCAACCGCAATCGCAGCGAAATAGAAGCATTAATTGGATTTTTTGTCAATACTTTAGTGCTGCGGTCTGACTTAAATGGAAATCCGAGTTTTCGAGAGTTGCTAAGCAGCGTGCGAGAAGTGGCATTAGGCGCTTACGCGCATCAAGATGTACCGATTGAGAAGCTGGTCGAGGAGTTGCAGCCAGAGCGAGATTTGAGCTACTCGCCGCTGTTTCAGGTGGCGTTTGCCTTGCAAAACGGCTTGACGCAGACTATAGAATTGCCAGGGCTGACCTTAAATTCCCATGAAATCGATACCGGAACGGCTAATTTCGACTTGATGCTATTTTTGGAAGAAACCGAGCGGGGGTTGACGGCGACGTGGGAGTACAGCACGAACCTGTTCCAACCCAGCACGATCGCGCGGATGCAAGGGCATTTTCAGATTTTGTTGGAAGGAATTATCGCCAATGCCGACACGCGCATTTCAGAGTTGCCATTGTTGAGCGATCGCGAACGGCATCAACTCCTAATCGAGTGGAATAATACGCAAGTCGATTATCCAAAAGATTCTACAATTCACCAGATTTTTGAAGCTCGGGCGCAGCAGACACCCGATGCCATTGCGGTGGTGTTTGAAAACAAACAGCTCACCTATAAGGAACTAAACCAAAAAGCGAATCAAGTCGCGCACTACCTGCAAAAACTCGGTGTAAAACCTGAAGTCCGCGTCGGAATTTATGTCGATCGCTCCCTAGAAATGGTGGTGGGATTGCTGGGAATTATTAAGGCTGGCGGCGCTTATGTTCCGCTCGATCCGGCGTATTCAAGCGAACGCTTGAGCTTCATGCTGGAGGATGCCAAGGTTCAAGTGCTGCTGGCGCAGTCGCATTTAGATGAGAAGATTCGCGATCGGGCGTCGAGTGCAGTTTTCCTTGATTCAGACTGGGAAAACATCGCGCGAGAAAGCAAAGAAAATTGTTTGAGCGATGTAACACCCGATTGTCTCGCTTATGTAATCTATACATCAGGTTCGACAGGGAAACCCAAGGGCGTTCAAGTCAACCATCGCAGCGCCGTTAATCTTTTTGCAGCCACTTACCCCCTATTTAATTTTAGTGAGCGCGACGCTTGGACTGTTTTTCACTCTTACGCTTTCGACTTCTCCGTATGGGAAATTTGGGGAGCACTTGTTCACGGCTGCAAGCTGGTTATCGTCCCTCTCGAAGTGACTCAATCGCCCTTGGCTTTTTACCAATTGCTGTGCTCCGAGCGAGTTACCATTCTCAATCAAACTCCTTCAGCAATTCGCCAACTGATTGACGCTCAAAAAACAGCAGATCGCGAGCCAAAATGGAGCCTGCGCCTAATTATTTGCGGCGGAGAAGCTTTGCCTGCAGAACTCGCTTCTGAGTTGCTTGAGTGGAACCTCCCCCTTTGGAACTTTTACGGCCCCACAGAAGCCACTGTCTGGACAGCGATCCATCGGATAAAATCCGTTGAATCAAAGCGCGGTTCGATCCCGATTGGTCGCCCTCTTCCCAACACCCAGCTCTACATTCTGGACGCAAATTTGCAGCCGGTTCCTGTAGGCGTTTTGGGCCAACTGTATATCGGCGGCGCTGGCTTATCCAGAGGCTATTTGAACCTACCCGAACTAACTGCCCAAAAGTTTATTCCCAATCCCTTCTGTGAGGAAATCGGGGCGCGGTTGTACAAAACTGGAGATATTGCCCGCTACCTGCCAGATGGAACGATTGAATTTTTAGGCCGCAGCGACAATCAAGTCAAAATTCGCGGTTTCCGAATTGAACTGGGCGAGATTGAAGCGGTACTGAGCCAGCATCCAGCAGTGCGGGAAAGTGTAGTGCTGCTTGGGGAGGATAATTCAGGCGAAAACTGCTTGGTGGCTTATATCGTTTCTAGCTCAGAATTCAGCACTGGGCAGCCATCTTTAATTAGCAAACTGCGTGGCTTTCTCAAAGAAAAGCTGCCACAATACATGATCCCTTCAGCCTTCGTGCTGCTAGAGGCTCTGCCTTTAACATCTAATGGAAAAATCGATCGGCGATCGCTCAGAGCGCCCGATGTAGAAAGATCGGAGTTAAACGCAGCTTCTGCACCTCGCACTCGGGAAGAACAGTTACTCGCTGAAATTTGGAGTCAGGTTCTCGGCGTCAAACAAATAGGAATTGGCGACAATTTCTTCGAGTTGGGAGGACATTCCCTGCTGGCAACGCAACTGATTGCTAAAGTTCGAGAAGCGTTTCAGGTAGAGTTGCCACTACGCAGTTTGTTTCAGTGCCCGACGGTGGAAAGTTTGGCGGCTGTAATTTCTCCGCAAAAAAGTGATGCGGTAAAACAAGTTTTTGCCAATAGCCTGCCGGTAATAACGCCCGATCCAGAGGGGCGGCACCAGCCCTTCGGGCTCACCGACATCCAGCAGGCTTACTGGATCGGTCGCGGAGAAACGTTTGAGTTGGGCGGGGTCGCCACGCACATTTATGCAGAGATTGAAAGCGTCAATTTAGACCTAGAGCGATTCAGCCAAGCTTGGCAGCAATTAATCGAACGTCACGAGATGCTGCGAGCGATCGTCAGACCAGACGGGCAGCAGCAAATCTTGGAGCAGGTGCCGGCTTATCAAATTCAAGTTTTAGACCTGCGCGGGCAAAATTCTCAGGTCGTAAATTCTCAGATCGAAGCGGTTCGCGAGTCTCTGTCCCATCAGGTAATTCCGAGCGATCGCTGGCCTTTATTTGAAATTCGCGCCTCTGTGTTAGATGACCGGCGGGTGCGGCTGCACTTCAGCTTTGATGCCTTGATTGCCGACGCTTGGAGTTTTCAAATGCTGGGTCAGGAATGGGCCAAGCTTTACCAGAATCCCAACGAAACCCTTTCGGACATTGAAATCTCCTTCCGAGATTATGTCTTTGCAGAATTAGCCTGCCGCCATACAGAAGAGTACCGGCGATCTGTGGATTACTGGCAAAGCCGCATTCCCACTTTACCGCCGGCACCGGATCTGCCCTTGATTAAGAATCCGGCTGCCATCGAAAAACCCCGTTTCGAGCGCCGAACCGGCCAATTAGACCCAAAAACCTGGCAGCAACTCAAAAATAAGTCAACTAAAGCGGGCAGCACCCCTTCGGGAATCTTGCTCGCTGCTTTTGCGGAAGTTCTGGCTGTTTGGAGCAAAAATCCTCGGTTTACCATTGGGCTAACTCTGTTTAATCGCTTGCCCTTGCACCCTCAAGTTAATGAGATCGCGGGAGATTTCACCTCACTGATATTGCTTGCGGTCGATAACTCGGCGCGGGATAGCTTTGCAGCTCGGGTTCGGCGACTCCAAGAGCAATTGTGGGATGACCTCGACCACCGCTATTTCAGCGGCGTGCAAGTTTTGCGGGAGTTGCTCCGCCAACAAGGGAGGGTTTCAGCAGCGCTGATGCCGGTGGTGTTTACCAGCACCCTGACTCAAAATGCCGAAGGAGAACAAAATTTCCCGCTGCACTGGCTGGGAGAGACAGTTTGCGCCATCACTCAGACACCCCAAGTTTTCTTAGACGTTCAGGTGTCGGAAGAAGCGGGTGCTTTGGTTTTCAACTGGGATGCTGTGGAAGAACTTTTCCCCGCAGGGATGCTGGATGATATGTTTGCCAGTTACAGCCATTTCCTGCAGCGTTTGGCTGATGAAGCGGAAATCTGGCAAGAAGCAAATCCCCAATTATTGCCACCGACACAACTGCAGCAACGCGCCGCTATTAACGCGACCGAGGCGCCGGTGCCTGCAGAAATGCTTCACACTTTGTTTGCTGCCCGCGTGCCTTTGCACCCGCAAAAAGTGGCTGTCGTGGCAACGCATTGCACCCTGACTTATGAGGAGCTATACCAGCGTTCCCGCGCGCTGGGTTATCGACTGCAAAAGCTGGGATCTCGACCCAACACTTTAGTTGCAGTCGTCATGAAGAAAGGGTGGGAACAAGTGGTGGCGTGCTTGGGAATTCTCATGTCTGGGGCGGCCTATGTACCCGTAGACCCCGCACTGCCAAAAGAACGGCGATCGCAACTGTTAGCGCAAGCAGAAGTTGAGATAGCTGTCACCCAATCTGGGCTAGAGGTCTCCTTAGATTGGCCAGAAAACCTGCAGCGAATTTGCGCCGATACCGAAGAACTGACCGATGAATTTCACCAGCCTTTAGAGCCAGTGCAAACGCCAGAAGACCTCGCCTATGTCATTTACACCTCTGGCTCTACCGGCGTGCCCAAAGGGGTAATTATTGACCATCGCGGTGCTGTCAACACCATTGCTGACATCAACCAGCGTTTCGGGGTAGAAGCAGGTGACCGAGTGTTAGCGCTTTCTTCCCTCAGTTTTGACCTGTCAGTTTATGACATCTTTGGCACCCTAGCGGCTGGCGGAACGATTGTCTTGCCCGAATCTTCAGCCGCACAAGACCCCGCTCGCTGGGCAGAACTAATGGTGCGGGAAAACATCACCCTTTGGAATTCCGTGCCGGCTTTAATGCAGATGATGGTGGAATATGCCAGTGGCAAGCCGGAAGTTTTCCAGAATCTGCGGTTAGTCTTGCTCAGCGGAGATTGGCTGCCTCTGACTTTGCCGGGGCAAATTAAATCCTTGCGCGAATGCGTGCAAGTCGTGAGCTTGGGGGGGGCGACTGAAGCGTCTATCTGGTCGATTCTCTATCCCATTGAAGAAGTCAGCCCAGATTGTCCAAGCGTGCCTTACGGCAAACCGATGAAAAATCAGCGCTTCTATGTATTAGACGAAGCGCTAGATCCCTGTCCGGTGTGGGTTCCGGGTCAGCTTTACATCGGCGGAATTGGACTGGCCAAAGGTTACTGGCGCAATCCGGAAAAAACTGCAGCCAGCTTCATAACGCACCCCCGGACGGGCGAACGCTTGTACCGAACGGGAGATTTAGGGCGTTTCCTCCCTGACGGCAACATCGAATTTTTAGGGCGAGAAGACTTCCGCATCAAAATTCGGGGATACCGCATCGAGGCCGGAGAAATTGAAGCCGCTTTGAACCAGCACCCGGCAGTGCGATCGTGTGTAGTAACGGCATTCGGGGAAGATCTCCGTCAGAAACGGTTAGTAGCCTATGTGGTTCCCCAACAAAATCCAGCGCCAGAAACTTGCGAATTGCGGCAATTTCTGAGCCAAAAGCTGCCCGAATATATGCTGCCGTCTGCATTTGTCATGCTGGAGGCACTGCCGCTATCTGCCAATGGAAAAGTAGACCACAAAGCTCTTCCCGCACCGGATGCCGCCTTCCTTCCGAAAACCTTTGTCGCGCCTGGCACCCCGGTTGAAAAAGTTCTCGCAGGCATCTGGGCTGAAATACTCGGAGTGGAAAAAATCAGCATTCACGACAACTTTTTTATCGATTTAGGAGGGCACTCCCTACTAGCCACGCAAATCATCTCAGCCGTGCGCGACACCTTCGGGGTAGATATCCCCCTGCGCTCCTTCTTCGAGTCGCCTACCGCATCCGAGCAAGCCGCTGCCCTGGTGGAAAATCCCGCACAGCGAGAGAAAGTTGAAAATACCGCTCAATTGCTGCTGAGTCTTGCGGAACTTTCCGATGAAGAAGTAGAGCGAATGCTGGCCGAGAAAACTTCTCTCCCCGATCGGGAATTGGCGATCGCCTCTCCCTCTACTTATTAA